GTCATCATGCCTCCTGACGGACTTGGCGGATGTTGTACACGATGATCGGGATGACCAGGACGAACAGCACCACCGCGAGCGCGGCGGCGAGGCCCTGGTTGCTGGCCCGGATCAGCTGGCTGTAGAACTCGTTGGCGATGACGCTGGTCTTGAAGTTGCCGCCGGTCATCGTGCGGACCACGTCGAAGACCTTGAGCGTGCCGATGGCCAGCGTGGTCAGCACCACCACGACGGTGGTCCGGACGCTGGGCAGCGTGATCCTGATGAACATCGTCCACGGGCTGACGCCGTCGAGGCGGGCGGCCTCCACGATCTCGTCCGGGATCGCCTTGATCGCCGCCGACAGGATCGTCATGGCGAAGCCGGCCTGGATCCAGATGAACACCACGATCAGCAGCAGGGTGTTCAGCTTGCCGGTGTCGGTGATCATCAGCTGGACCGGCTTGCCACCGAGCCAGACGATGACCTGGTTGATCAGGCCGATCTGCTTCACCGTGGCCTGGTCGGGGCGGTACTCGTACATGAACTTCCAGATGACGCCGGCCGCGACC
This window of the Actinoplanes oblitus genome carries:
- a CDS encoding carbohydrate ABC transporter permease, producing MFQTASTTPEKLLQMLSALLLFAAVLGVVLFFASRVRGKRSDNWVGYLYLLPVVLLLAVGLVYPGLRTIYQSFFDASGKAFIGVDNYKTIFTDGDLLTVLGNTVVWVLIVPPLATGIGLIYAILVDKSRFESFAKALIFLPMAISMVAAGVIWKFMYEYRPDQATVKQIGLINQVIVWLGGKPVQLMITDTGKLNTLLLIVVFIWIQAGFAMTILSAAIKAIPDEIVEAARLDGVSPWTMFIRITLPSVRTTVVVVLTTLAIGTLKVFDVVRTMTGGNFKTSVIANEFYSQLIRASNQGLAAALAVVLFVLVIPIIVYNIRQVRQEA